One genomic segment of Microcella indica includes these proteins:
- a CDS encoding M20/M25/M40 family metallo-hydrolase: protein MSHTPAAPASLDALEVLAQLIAIDSVNSDLVPGGAGESAIADWCAAWLTDHGLEVTRLETRAGHPSLVAIARGTGGGATLLLNGHLDTVGVAGYDGDPFSGARETVDDAERVVGRGAFDTKSGVAAVIGAAARALADGALRGDAVLTLVADEEFGSNGTLETLAHLAATGVRPAAGIVVEPSALELTVAHRGFAWFTVEFAGVAAHGSMPEQGVDAIAAAGAFLRGLDDMRAELASTPPHPLLGHGTVRVSTISGGTDEATVADRCVLTVERRTLPGDDLDAVEQQLHDLAASAVARVPGALGAVRRQVARAAFAVEPDSAIVATVAEQVERALGRPARLRGEPFWTDARLVQEAGIPCVVIGADGGGAHADLEWADAASVVALTDVIEGTIRQVCR, encoded by the coding sequence GTGAGCCACACGCCCGCCGCCCCCGCCTCGCTCGACGCCCTCGAGGTGCTCGCGCAGCTCATCGCGATCGACTCCGTCAACAGCGACCTCGTGCCCGGGGGAGCGGGGGAGTCGGCGATCGCCGACTGGTGCGCCGCGTGGCTCACCGACCACGGCCTCGAGGTGACACGCCTCGAAACCCGAGCCGGGCATCCCTCTCTCGTCGCGATCGCGCGCGGCACCGGAGGCGGCGCGACGCTCCTGCTCAACGGCCACCTCGACACCGTCGGAGTCGCGGGCTACGACGGCGACCCGTTCTCGGGCGCGCGCGAGACGGTCGACGACGCGGAGCGGGTGGTGGGCCGCGGCGCCTTCGACACGAAGAGTGGCGTCGCTGCCGTCATAGGCGCCGCCGCGCGCGCCCTCGCCGACGGCGCCCTGCGCGGGGATGCCGTGCTCACGCTCGTCGCCGACGAGGAGTTCGGCAGCAACGGCACTCTCGAGACCCTCGCCCACCTCGCCGCGACCGGCGTGCGACCGGCGGCGGGCATCGTCGTCGAGCCCTCCGCCCTCGAGCTGACCGTCGCCCACCGCGGGTTCGCGTGGTTCACGGTGGAGTTCGCCGGGGTCGCCGCCCACGGCTCGATGCCCGAGCAGGGTGTCGACGCGATCGCGGCGGCCGGCGCGTTCCTGCGCGGGCTCGACGACATGCGTGCCGAGCTTGCGAGCACCCCGCCGCATCCGCTGCTGGGGCACGGCACCGTGCGGGTCTCCACGATCTCCGGTGGCACCGATGAAGCCACGGTCGCCGACCGCTGCGTGCTCACCGTAGAGCGCCGCACCCTCCCCGGCGACGACCTCGACGCTGTCGAGCAGCAGCTGCACGACCTCGCCGCGAGCGCCGTCGCGCGCGTGCCCGGCGCGCTCGGCGCCGTGCGCCGTCAGGTGGCGCGAGCGGCTTTTGCCGTCGAGCCCGACTCGGCGATTGTCGCCACAGTGGCGGAGCAGGTCGAGCGCGCTCTTGGCCGCCCGGCGCGGCTGCGGGGGGAGCCGTTCTGGACGGATGCGCGCCTCGTGCAGGAGGCGGGCATTCCGTGCGTCGTCATCGGTGCCGACGGCGGGGGAGCGCACGCTGACCTCGAGTGGGCCGACGCCGCCTCCGTGGTCGCCCTCACCGACGTCATCGAGGGCACGATCCGACAAGTCTGCCGCTGA
- a CDS encoding EI24 domain-containing protein: MARRAGGGRGASRAGSIVREFLAGASLVFRGFATWRRRPGLMLFGMLPAVIAAAIITTVLIVMGLNAQDLSAVLTGFAEEWDAGWRDALRAVVAILLVAGVIIAAVYTFTALTLLIGDPFYERVWRRTEEDLGGFAPTPLTFWRSFGGGILLVLRAISYGLLTFLAGLLPVVGAVTGPVTGVLLGGHLIQRELTTRPLEARGIDGAARARLIRGSRARALGFGVATQLLYLVPGGAIVVMPAAVVGATLLARDALARAEFDDGDVT, encoded by the coding sequence ATGGCGAGACGGGCGGGCGGCGGGCGCGGAGCATCCCGTGCTGGAAGCATCGTGCGCGAGTTCCTCGCGGGCGCCTCCCTCGTCTTCCGCGGCTTCGCGACGTGGCGGCGGCGCCCCGGTCTCATGCTGTTCGGCATGCTGCCGGCCGTCATCGCGGCCGCGATCATCACCACCGTGCTCATCGTCATGGGCCTGAATGCACAGGACCTGTCGGCGGTGCTCACGGGCTTCGCCGAGGAGTGGGACGCCGGGTGGCGGGACGCCTTGCGCGCGGTCGTCGCGATCCTGCTCGTGGCGGGGGTCATCATCGCCGCCGTCTACACGTTCACCGCGCTCACGCTGCTCATCGGCGACCCCTTCTACGAGCGGGTGTGGCGCCGCACCGAGGAAGATCTCGGTGGCTTCGCGCCGACGCCGCTGACGTTCTGGCGGTCGTTCGGCGGGGGCATCCTGCTCGTGCTGCGCGCGATCAGCTACGGCCTCCTGACGTTTCTCGCCGGCCTCCTACCCGTCGTGGGCGCGGTCACGGGTCCCGTGACGGGCGTGCTGCTGGGCGGCCACCTCATTCAGCGCGAGCTCACGACGCGGCCGCTCGAGGCGCGCGGCATCGACGGTGCGGCGCGCGCTCGACTCATCCGCGGTTCGCGGGCGCGCGCGCTCGGCTTCGGCGTCGCGACCCAGCTGCTCTACCTCGTGCCGGGCGGCGCGATCGTCGTCATGCCCGCCGCGGTCGTCGGCGCGACCCTGCTCGCGCGCGACGCGCTCGCCCGTGCGGAGTTCGACGACGGCGACGTCACCTGA
- a CDS encoding DUF5615 family PIN-like protein has protein sequence MKLLVDANLSPAVSVALTAAGFEATHVRDVGLVKASDIEIAEFAAETGAVVVSADSDFATLLALSRGSAPSLVLLRSSDHLAPAVQAEILISNLSAVESDLSEGAVVSIVREHVRVRRLPLR, from the coding sequence ATGAAGTTGCTCGTTGATGCGAACCTCTCACCAGCGGTGTCGGTTGCGCTGACCGCCGCGGGGTTCGAGGCAACTCATGTTCGCGATGTCGGTTTGGTCAAGGCGAGTGACATTGAGATAGCCGAGTTCGCTGCGGAGACTGGGGCGGTCGTCGTCTCTGCCGACAGCGACTTCGCGACGCTCCTGGCCCTATCTCGAGGCAGTGCTCCGTCACTCGTGCTGCTGCGTTCGTCGGATCACCTGGCCCCCGCTGTCCAGGCGGAGATCTTGATCTCGAACCTTTCCGCGGTCGAGTCAGACCTGAGTGAGGGCGCGGTTGTCTCCATCGTTCGAGAACACGTGCGAGTGCGCCGGTTGCCCCTCAGGTGA
- a CDS encoding DUF433 domain-containing protein: MGYDRISVNPGRMAGAPTVRDTRVTVASVLGQLAAGRTIDQVLDDFPYLERDDIFAVLAFAADNVQRELPFVAA; encoded by the coding sequence ATGGGCTACGACCGCATCTCAGTGAATCCTGGCCGCATGGCTGGGGCTCCGACCGTGCGCGACACTCGTGTGACCGTTGCCTCGGTCTTGGGCCAGTTGGCTGCTGGTCGCACGATCGATCAGGTGCTGGACGACTTTCCGTACCTTGAGCGCGATGACATCTTTGCGGTTCTTGCCTTTGCCGCCGACAACGTTCAACGAGAGCTACCGTTCGTCGCAGCATGA
- a CDS encoding SPFH domain-containing protein, translated as MTLDSFSGDLTLWVIIGVLALLVLIVIVVILRSIKVAKPDEAIIVTSRQRTPKEREQNHEKENVGQKVVFGSRVFVKPIVEAYFKLSLRSRQLNVQATAQTRDAITIRVNAVAVVKVGGSEPMVRAAAQRFLNQQDQIESSTEEVLSGSVRSIVGQLTVTEIITNRSALQEQVLEAVREALDIQGLQIDTLQIKEIDDDNNYIRDLGRAEAARVKQVAEIAEAQAQQASEEARISAAQKIAESQRALDLRNAEIQKETDKARAEAAAAAPLAEAIAQQEVVSQQEVTAQKRVGLRKQELDAEVRAVADAEAYAVEKRADAAALASVANANAERDARKASAEAIEAEGLAERNRRRSAAEAVEAEGIAERARRIAAAEALAAEGEAEASAIRVKGTAEADSTRAQAEALAERAEALLKQRVIDQLPEIVRAAAEPLSAISQMTVISSDGTGTNQLGENVAGQLATSTKIIKDLVGIDIGELINGKVVGETTGAAVAKGAASTSSGRRSAGKGSGSS; from the coding sequence ATGACCCTCGACTCCTTCAGCGGCGACCTCACTCTCTGGGTGATCATCGGCGTGCTCGCTCTGCTCGTCCTCATCGTGATCGTCGTGATCCTCCGCTCCATCAAGGTGGCGAAGCCCGACGAGGCGATCATCGTCACCTCGCGCCAGCGCACCCCGAAGGAGCGCGAGCAGAACCACGAGAAGGAGAACGTCGGCCAGAAGGTCGTCTTCGGCTCGCGCGTCTTCGTCAAGCCGATCGTCGAGGCCTACTTCAAGCTCAGCCTGCGCTCGCGCCAGCTCAACGTGCAGGCGACCGCGCAGACGCGCGACGCCATCACGATCCGTGTCAACGCCGTCGCCGTGGTCAAGGTCGGCGGCTCCGAGCCCATGGTGCGCGCCGCCGCGCAGCGCTTCCTCAACCAGCAGGACCAGATCGAATCCTCCACCGAAGAGGTGCTGAGCGGCTCGGTGCGCTCGATCGTCGGCCAGCTCACCGTGACTGAGATCATCACCAACCGCTCGGCCCTGCAGGAGCAGGTGCTGGAGGCGGTGCGCGAGGCCCTCGACATCCAGGGGCTGCAGATCGACACGCTGCAGATCAAGGAGATCGACGACGACAACAACTACATCCGCGACCTCGGCCGCGCCGAGGCGGCGCGCGTCAAGCAGGTCGCGGAGATCGCCGAGGCGCAGGCCCAGCAGGCCTCTGAGGAGGCGCGCATCTCGGCCGCGCAGAAGATCGCCGAGAGCCAGCGGGCCCTCGACCTGCGCAACGCCGAGATTCAGAAGGAGACCGACAAGGCGCGCGCCGAAGCCGCCGCCGCCGCGCCGCTCGCCGAGGCGATCGCGCAGCAGGAGGTCGTGAGCCAGCAGGAGGTCACCGCCCAGAAGCGCGTCGGCCTGCGCAAGCAGGAGCTCGACGCCGAGGTGCGCGCCGTCGCCGACGCCGAGGCCTACGCGGTCGAGAAGCGCGCCGACGCGGCCGCCCTCGCCTCCGTCGCCAACGCGAACGCTGAGAGGGATGCCCGCAAGGCCTCCGCCGAAGCCATCGAGGCCGAAGGTCTCGCCGAGCGCAACCGCCGCCGCAGCGCCGCCGAAGCCGTCGAGGCGGAGGGCATCGCCGAGCGGGCTCGCCGCATCGCCGCCGCCGAAGCCCTCGCCGCCGAGGGTGAGGCCGAAGCATCGGCGATCCGCGTCAAGGGAACCGCCGAGGCCGACTCGACCCGGGCGCAGGCCGAGGCCCTCGCCGAGCGCGCAGAGGCCCTGCTCAAGCAGCGCGTCATCGACCAGCTGCCCGAGATCGTGCGCGCCGCCGCCGAGCCGCTGAGCGCCATCTCGCAGATGACGGTCATCTCCTCCGACGGCACGGGCACCAACCAGCTCGGCGAGAACGTCGCCGGCCAGCTCGCGACCTCGACGAAGATCATCAAAGATCTCGTCGGCATCGACATCGGCGAGCTCATCAACGGCAAGGTCGTCGGCGAGACGACGGGTGCTGCAGTGGCGAAGGGCGCGGCCTCCACCTCGAGCGGGCGCCGCTCGGCGGGCAAAGGCTCCGGTTCGAGCTAG
- the rlmN gene encoding 23S rRNA (adenine(2503)-C(2))-methyltransferase RlmN — MASARGIGNNGAAVERPQIRPKAEGWQQKLGPDGRPALQFAEPKRGKPPVHLADLSVAEREKAVVDLGLPKFRAKQLSTHYFTHHTSDPAQMTDLPAAGREELVAGILPPLLTEVRRLRTDNGDTIKFLWKLHDGALVESVLMRYPGRITLCVSSQAGCGMNCPFCATGQAGLTRNMSAAEIVDQVVRANAAIAAGELGGKKRGETTPERVSNIVFMGMGEPLANYNRLMSAVRTMVAPQPTGLGMSARNVTISTVGLVPAIRKLADENLPVTFALSLHAPDDALRDELIPVNSRWKVDEALDAAREYFEKTGRRVSIEYALIKDMNDHAWRADLLAEKLNERGRGWVHVNPIPLNPTPGSIWTSSEPAVMREFVRRIDDAGIPTTLRDTRGKEIDGACGQLAATDA, encoded by the coding sequence ATGGCTTCTGCACGCGGTATCGGCAACAACGGCGCAGCGGTCGAGCGACCGCAGATTCGCCCGAAGGCGGAGGGCTGGCAGCAGAAGCTCGGCCCCGACGGCCGCCCGGCCCTGCAGTTCGCGGAGCCGAAGCGCGGCAAGCCGCCCGTGCACCTCGCCGACCTGAGCGTCGCCGAGCGCGAGAAAGCCGTCGTCGACCTCGGTCTGCCGAAATTCCGCGCGAAGCAGCTGTCGACCCACTACTTCACGCACCACACGTCCGACCCCGCGCAGATGACCGATCTGCCGGCCGCAGGCCGTGAGGAGCTCGTGGCGGGCATCCTGCCCCCGCTGCTCACGGAGGTGCGCCGCCTGCGCACCGACAACGGCGACACCATCAAGTTCTTGTGGAAGTTGCACGACGGCGCTCTCGTCGAGAGCGTGCTCATGCGCTACCCGGGCCGCATCACGCTGTGCGTGTCGAGCCAGGCCGGCTGCGGCATGAACTGCCCGTTCTGCGCGACCGGCCAGGCGGGGCTCACGCGCAACATGTCGGCGGCCGAGATCGTCGACCAGGTGGTGCGCGCCAACGCGGCGATCGCGGCGGGGGAGCTCGGCGGCAAGAAGCGCGGCGAGACGACTCCCGAGCGCGTGAGCAACATCGTGTTCATGGGCATGGGCGAGCCGCTCGCCAACTACAACCGCCTCATGAGCGCGGTGCGCACGATGGTGGCGCCGCAGCCGACGGGGCTCGGGATGTCCGCGCGCAACGTGACGATCAGCACCGTCGGTCTCGTGCCGGCGATTCGCAAGCTTGCCGACGAGAACCTGCCCGTGACGTTCGCCCTGTCTCTGCACGCGCCCGACGATGCGCTGCGCGACGAGCTGATCCCCGTCAACTCGCGCTGGAAGGTCGACGAGGCGCTCGACGCGGCGCGCGAGTACTTCGAGAAGACCGGTCGGCGGGTGTCGATCGAGTACGCGCTCATCAAAGACATGAACGACCACGCCTGGCGCGCCGACCTGCTCGCCGAGAAGCTCAACGAGCGTGGGCGCGGCTGGGTGCACGTCAACCCGATCCCGCTCAACCCGACGCCCGGCTCCATCTGGACGAGCTCGGAGCCCGCCGTCATGCGCGAGTTCGTGCGCCGCATCGACGACGCCGGCATCCCCACGACCCTGCGCGACACGCGCGGCAAGGAGATCGACGGGGCCTGCGGGCAGCTCGCCGCGACCGACGCCTGA